In Thamnophis elegans isolate rThaEle1 chromosome 13, rThaEle1.pri, whole genome shotgun sequence, one DNA window encodes the following:
- the NEFL gene encoding neurofilament light polypeptide — MSTFGYESYFPSYKRRFVESTPRVHLSSVRSSGGGGGGGGGGYGMARSTYSSLSAPVSSVSVRRSYTSSSSSLLLPPSVESMDLTQVAAISNDLKAIRSQEKAQLQDLNDRFACFIERVHELEQQNKVLEAELMVLRQKHSEPSRFRSLYEQEIRELRLATEEANHEKQALQGERESLEETLRALQARYEEEVLSREDAEGRLLEVRKSADEAALARAELEKRIDSLLDELAFLKKVHEEELAELQAQIQYAHLSVEMDVSAKPDLSSALRDIRSQYEKLAARNMQNAEEWFRSRFTVLTESAAKNTDAVRAAKDEVSESRRLLKAKTLEIEATRGMNEALEKQLQELEEKQNADLSALQDTVNKLENELRTTKSEMARYLKEYQDLLNVKMALDIEIAAYRKLLEGEETRLSFTSVGNISSGYTQSAPTFGRSAYSGLQSSSYLMSARSFPAYYSSHVQEEQIDVEETIEATKMEEAKETPPSEREEEEEEEEAKEETEEGEEEGGEGEGEEGEEEEEADEGDKKEEEDEQEKSSGEETPKQQKD, encoded by the exons ATGAGTACCTTCGGCTATGAGTCGTACTTCCCCTCCTACAAGCGGCGCTTCGTGGAGAGCACCCCGCGAGTGCATCTCTCCAGCGTCCGGAGCAGCGGCGGTGgaggcggcggaggcggcggcggctaTGGAATGGCTCGCTCGACTTACTCCAGCCTCTCGGCGCCCGTCTCCTCCGTCTCGGTCCGGCGCAGCtacacctcctcctcctcgtccttgcTGCTGCCGCCCTCGGTGGAAAGCATGGACCTGACTCAAGTGGCGGCCATCAGCAACGACCTGAAAGCCATCCGCAGCCAGGAGAAAGCCCAGCTGCAGGACCTCAACGACCGCTTCGCCTGCTTCATCGAGCGCGTGCACGAGCTGGAGCAGCAGAACAAGGTGCTGGAGGCGGAGTTGATGGTGCTGCGGCAGAAGCACAGCGAGCCCTCCCGCTTCCGCTCCCTCTACGAGCAGGAGATCCGCGAGCTGCGCCTGGCTACCGAGGAGGCCAACCACGAGAAGCAGGCGCTGCAAGGCGAGCGTGAGAGCCTGGAGGAGACGCTGCGGGCCCTGCAGGCGCGCTACGAGGAAGAGGTGCTCAGCCGCGAGGATGCCGAGGGCCGCCTGCTGGAGGTGCGCAAAAGCGCCGACGAGGCGGCTCTGGCCCGCGCTGAGCTGGAGAAGCGCATCGACAGCCTGCTGGACGAGCTGGCTTTCCTCAAGAAGGTGCACGAGGAGGAGCTGGCCGAGCTGCAGGCCCAGATCCAGTACGCTCACCTCTCCGTCGAGATGGACGTCTCGGCCAAGCCCGACCTCTCCTCCGCCCTGCGCGACATCCGCTCCCAGTACGAGAAGCTGGCGGCGCGCAACATGCAGAACGCCGAGGAGTGGTTCCGCAGCCGCTTCACCGTCCTCACCGAGAGCGCCGCCAAGAACACCGACGCCGTTCGCGCCGCCAAGGACGAGGTCTCCGAGAGCCGTCGCCTCCTGAAGGCCAAGACCCTGGAGATTGAGGCCACCCGCGGCATGAACGAAGCCCTCGAGAAGCAGCTGCAGGAGCTGGAGGAGAAGCAGAACGCCGATCTCTCCGCCCTACAG GATACAGTTAATAAATTAGAAAATGAACTGAGAACCACAAAAAGTGAAATGGCTCGGTATCTGAAAGAATACCAGGATCTTCTGAATGTGAAAATGGCTCTGGATATCGAAATTGCAGCATATAG AAAACTGCTGGAAGGCGAAGAGACTCGGCTCAGTTTCACAAGTGTGGGAAACATAAGCAGTGGCTACACGCAGAGTGCTCCAACCTTTGGAAGATCGGCCTACAGTGGTTTACAGAGCAGTTCCTACTTAATGTCAGCTCGTTCCTTCCCTGCCTATTATTCAAGCCATGTGCAAGAAGAACAGATAGATGTCGAGGAGACGATTGAGGCAACTAAAATGGAGGAGGCCAAAGAAACTCCCCCgtcagaaagagaggaagaggaggaagaagaag AAGCTAAGGAAGAAACCGAAGAGGGTGAGGAGGAAGGTGGAGAaggtgaaggagaggaaggagaagaggaagaggaagcagacgagggagataaaaaggaagaagaagatgaacaaGAAAAATCTAGTGGAGAAGAaactccaaagcagcagaaggattGA